A portion of the Salvelinus fontinalis isolate EN_2023a chromosome 32, ASM2944872v1, whole genome shotgun sequence genome contains these proteins:
- the LOC129830768 gene encoding ataxin-1-like — protein MKSNHERSNECLPPKKRDFTASTADDRPLLMAPTGETQRGENLTWLASVAGGHNRDISGGNGDGGRGGQRNSTPCESDVPQYKPLCSTITTHSDFLVPSSICSSSSSHQSRVVTASLPAMYSSPLSQPGGTIHYTQLPHNLQFISSPFTGPYAGYLSSQPPLLPTSTSQRSHPDPYPNTTITSKLDQHHSVGLGRPPPQSLPPGLAVSDTGPQYVQLSGSSQSVAPRTAPLPHGGTHHLHHDPHHTLAFSGGSQMRVQYAGSGSEGPLTKREEGRPRELHNGELEKRGRFERKESKGAPSSSSSSSSSSSHHQLHQQQSSHHHYETYTSHDASGLRTSLMLVPNSHGGQDHQSPERLPLSSALHPEKGSLLLGKPVYRTSSSTSSTFTFPSALNVESLKAAVSSLSPHTHTVIQPTHNASDASPLSLGQLSANFYQAGPGGQPIIGYLSGGAGGQQYHTSLSQHLLIPGASGSQPIIIPVSGAGVTSLEAGHTAHIATTSQPQPFPATLPHAYVAATTNPREEHLFEVPAPYPPLSHPAGAGGSMVQAQLHLPVVPTPQAPSSATSSAPSGSSLPAYFIKGSIIQLADGELKHVEDLKTDDFIQSAEISSELKIDSSTVERIDDSHTSNFAIVQFSVGEHRAQVSVEVQVEYPFFVFGQGWSSCCPDRTTQLLELPCTKLSVGDVCISLTLKNLRNGSLKKTQQTQNQAMEITTSCNMGSIHGPLKPSRSSRGGRGLARHGEQENGVGHRGSSGGMVVEGVQFASENGERRFGVGGEANLKGGQPGDSESSRGASKPASRKRRWSAPEGRQVERSEEVPQLTLPKPSFITQEVKISIEGRSNIGK, from the exons ATGAAGTCCAACCATGAGCGCAGCAACGAGTGTCTGCCCCCCAAGAAGAGAGATTTCACAGCCAGCACTGCAGATGACAGGCCCCTGTTGATGGCGCCCACTGGCGAGACCCAGCGAGGAGAGAACCTGACATGGCTGGCCAGCGTAGCTGGCGGGCACAACAGAGACATTAGCGGAGGTAACGGGGATGGCGGTAGAGGTGGGCAGCGTAACAGCACTCCCTGTGAGTCTGACGTGCCCCAGTACAAACCACTATGCTCCACCATTACCACCCACTCAGACTTCCTGGTCCCTTCCTCCATCTGTTCCTCGTCTTCATCACATCAGTCCAGAGTGGTGACCGCATCGCTACCTGCCATGTACAGCTCTCCTCTGTCCCAACCAGGGGGGACCATCCACTACACCCAGCTTCCCCACAACCTTCAGTTTATCAGTTCCCCTTTTACAGGCCCCTACGCTGGCTACCTCTCCTCCCAGCCCCCCCTTCTACCCACCTCCACATCCCAACGCTCCCACCCTGACCCCTaccccaacaccaccatcacctccaAGCTGGACCAGCACCACTCTGTGGGTTTGGGTCGCCCCCCACCCCAGTCCCTACCCCCAGGCCTGGCTGTATCGGACACTGGCCCCCAGTACGTCCAGCTCTCTGGTTCCTCTCAGAGCGTGGCCCCCCGGACTGCCCCCTTGCCCCACGGAGGGACCCACCACCTGCACCATGACCCCCACCACACCCTGGCCTTCAGCGGGGGCTCCCAGATGCGAGTACAGTATGCAGGCTCCGGCTCCGAGGGGCCCCTGACTAAGAGAGAGGAGGGCCGGCCCAGAGAGCTGCACAATGGAGAGCTGGAGAAGAGGGGCCGCTTTGAGAGGAAGGAAAGCAAAGGAGCcccatcctcatcctcctcttcttcctcctcttcctctcatcaccaGCTCCACCAGCAGCAGAGCTCCCACCATCACTATGAGACCTATACCTCCCATGATGCCTCAGGGCTACGGACCTCTCTCATGCTCGTCCCCAACAGTCACGGAGGACAAGACCACCAGAGTCCCGAAAgactacccctctcctctgccttgCACCCAGAGAAAGGCAGCCTCCTCCTGGGTAAACCTGTGTACCgcacctcttcctccacctcctccacgtTCACCTTTCCCTCTGCGCTCAATGTGGAGAGTCTTAAGGCAGCCGTCAGCTCCCTGTCCCCCCACACTCACACAGTCATCCAGCCCACACACAACGCCAGCGATGCATCGCCCCTCTCCCTAGGCCAACTCTCCGCCAACTTCTACCAGGCTGGCCCAGGTGGGCAGCCCATCATCGGCTATCTGTCTGGGGGTGCAGGGGGGCAACAGTACCACACCAGTCTGTCCCAGCACCTGCTCATCCCAGGGGCCTCAGGGTCTCAACCTATCATCATCCCCGTCAGTGGGGCCGGGGTCACCAGCCTGGAGGCTGGCCATACTGCCCACATAGCCACCACAAGCCAACCACAGCCCTTCCCTGCCACACTCCCCCACGCCTACGTCGCCGCCACCACTAACCCCAGAGAGGAGCATCTATTTGAGGTCCCGGCCCCCTATCCTCCTCTGTCCCACCCTGCTGGTGCAGGGGGGAGCATGGTCCAGGCCCAGCTACACCTCCCGGTGGTCCCAACCCCCCAGGCCCCCTCCTCAGCCACCTCCTCGGCCCCCTCAGGCTCCTCGCTGCCCGCCTACTTTATCAAGGGCTCCATCATCCAGCTGGCGGACGGGGAGCTGAAGCATGTGGAGGACCTGAAGACGGACGACTTCATCCAGAGCGCTGAGATCAGCAGCGAGCTGAAGATAGACTCGTCCACCGTAGAACGCATCGACGACAGCCACACCTCCAACTTCGCCATCGTACAGTTCTCCGTGGGCGAGCACCGCGCTCAG gtgAGTGTGGAGGTGCAGGTGGAGTATCCCTTCTTCGTATTCGGCCAGGGCTGGTCGTCGTGCTGCCCGGACCGGACCACTCAGCTGTTAGAACTACCCTGCACCAAGCTCTCAGTGGGGGACGTCTGCATCTCCCTCACCCTGAAGAACCTGAGGAACGGTTCACTGAAGaagacccagcagacccagaaCCAGGCCATGGAAATCACTACTAGCTGCAACATGGGCTCCATCCACGGGCCCCTCAAACCCTCCAGGTCGTCCCGGGGTGGAAGGGGGTTAGCCAGGCACGGGGAGCAGGAGAACGGGGTGGGCCATAGAGGCTCCAGTGGGGGAATGGTGGTTGAAGGTGTTCAGTTCGCCTCAGAGAATGGGGAACGGAGGTTCGGCGTCGGGGGGGAGGCCAACTTGAAAGGAGGCCAGCCTGGAGATTCAGAATCCAGCAGGGGTGCATCCAAGCCGGCGAGCCGCAAGAGGAGGTGGTCGGCCCCCGAGGGCCGTCAGGTGGAGAGGAGCGAAGAGGTGCCCCAGTTGACTCTACCCAAACCTTCCTTTATCACTCAGGAGGTAAAAATCAGCATCGAAGGCAGGTCAAATATAGGCAAGTAG